One genomic region from Magallana gigas chromosome 3, xbMagGiga1.1, whole genome shotgun sequence encodes:
- the LOC105321709 gene encoding substance-P receptor has product MGLTLDAGIFLVCMVLILIFAVVSNFIVIFIVIRNKKMRSVTNVFIGNLAFSDIFLGAVVLPMRLHDLSHAENFHEGEFMCRVINGFPILCITSSIFTLVAVSFERKQSIVHSLGPQMTLGTCRKLVIAMWVGAFLVATPSFVEYDVITIPLSHNETMESCRSTFSSTLSIFNGLCVLLLSYVIPLIIMWYNYFLIIKFVMRKTSTVQKSTAIKSSQNKSQTHKEANQEMSARNLSNGNLTTISTTESKASTSKLEANQRTEQHQKLNKSVLSEKRMKIIQMLIVVAVLFAISWLPYFVSLVIAKINGSDDSEDAKGAFNLIMLFLATFSTGYNVIVYVIFNPNFRKAILYIICFRKFRKNKVWVDSEYRSKNKMPVSSAGQTTDNH; this is encoded by the exons ATGGGCTTGACTTTGGACGCAGGCATTTTTCTCGTCTGTATGGTGCTTATTCTGATTTTTGCGGTGGTCagtaattttattgttattttcatcGTCATCAGAAACAAGAAGATGAGAAGCGTCACAAACGTCTTTATTGGAAACCTGGCCTTTAGCGATATTTTCCTAGGAGCTGTTGTTCTACCGATGAGGCTTCATGATCTGTCGCATGCAGAAAATTTTCACGAAG GTGAATTCATGTGTCGAGTGATCAATGGATTTCCAATACTGTGCATCACCTCGTCTATCTTCACCTTAGTCGCTGTGTCCTTCGAACGAAAACAGAGCATCGTACACAGCCTCGGACCCCAGATGACGCTGGGCACCTGCCGGAAGTTAGTGATCGCCATGTGGGTGGGGGCATTTCTAGTGGCCACGCCGTCCTTCGTAGAATATGACGTCATTACTATTCCCCTGTCCCACAACGAAACCATGGAGTCATGTCGTAGCACCTTCTCCTCAACGCTCTCCATCTTCAACGGCTTATGCGTTCTTTTGCTCTCCTACGTCATTCCATTGATCATAATGTGGTACAATTATTTCTTGAtaattaaatttgtaatgaGGAAGACTTCGACTGTACAGAAGTCGACGGCCATTAAATCGTCACAAAATAAAAGCCAGACGCATAAAGAGGCCAATCAGGAAATGTCTGCGAGAAATTTATCAAATGGAAACCTTACAACGATATCCACTACAGAATCAAAAGCATCGACGTCGAAGTTGGAGGCAAATCAGAGAACGGAGCAACATCAAAAACTTAACAAGAGCGTTCTCTCTGAAAAACGCATGAAAATCATTCAGATGTTGATTGTTGTTGCCGTATTATTCGCTATCAGCTGGTTGCCTTATTTCGTCTCCTTGGTTATCGCT AAAATCAACGGATCAGACGACAGTGAAGACGCCAAGGGAGCATTCAATCTTATCATGCTATTTTTAGCTACGTTCAGTACCGGATATAACGTCATCGTTTACGTTATCTTTAATCCAAACTTCAGGAAAGCCATACTGTACATCATTTGTTTCCggaaattcagaaaaaataaagtCTGGGTGGATTCTGAGTACCgtagtaaaaataaaatgccagtTTCAAGCGCTGGTCAAACTacagacaatcattaa
- the LOC136273302 gene encoding uncharacterized protein → MPQTTNRKVQRDRLNCPVGKGTVYNSLLDISNATRARAMKVNLIETEKTKKLQRILEKNQRHTDFIQGRMKERTERSLRELKAFQQVLNNDYRVSNFKTMDRGFRRELVQTPRTARRFKIETRVYYSGFDMKTFKPEIDRKLRQMDPSRTQRIMRKILLEEFKDRSDVLIDRNLSEKTFLQMLDDHKNLKQYMHHRNKSIVTFENAENDAETNDNKEIQKEHSNAASPGIDAADAVIDKVAGFNQQH, encoded by the coding sequence ATGCCCCAGACCACAAATCGGAAGGTCCAAAGAGACCGCTTAAACTGCCCAGTGGGCAAGGGAACTGTGTATAACTCCCTGTTGGACATCTCCAACGCCACCCGGGCAAGGGCGATGAAAGTGAACCTAATAGAGACCGAGAAAACCAAGAAGCTCCAAAGAATCCTGGAGAAGAACCAACGTCATACTGACTTTATCCAAGGAAGAATGAAGGAAAGAACGGAAAGGTCTCTCCGGGAACTGAAGGCTTTCCAACAAGTTCTCAACAATGATTACCGAGTGTCAAATTTCAAGACAATGGACAGAGGATTCCGAAGAGAGCTAGTCCAAACCCCTCGAACAGCTCGGAGATTCAAGATAGAAACACGCGTTTACTACTCCGGGTTCGATATGAAGACTTTCAAACCAGAAATTGATCGGAAACTTCGACAAATGGACCCTTCGCGAACCCAAAGGATAATGAGGAAGATCCTTCTGGAAGAGTTTAAAGACCGTAGTGACGTTCTGATTGACCGGAATCTGTCCGAGAAAACCTTCCTGCAAATGTTGGACGATCATAAGAATCTAAAACAGTACATGCATCATCGCAATAAGTCTATCGTTACTTTTGAAAACGCGGAGAATGATGCTGAGACAAACGACAATAAAGAGATTCAGAAGGAGCATAGCAATGCTGCGTCACCAGGAATTGATGCTGCCGATGCTGTGATAGACAAAGTAGCTGGCTTCAACCAACAGCATTAG